The Streptomyces sp. NBC_00440 genome contains a region encoding:
- a CDS encoding DMT family transporter, producing the protein MTSLNTAGPEPGTVPAAPARTARRTTTAVLVLATVLAGLLSPLQSTVNGALGKNINDGNAAAVISFGTGLLLMAVIVFARPATRRQALNLPRLLRDGTIPWWNCVAGLCGAAVVLSEGITVGTLGVAVFQIALISGLVISGVVCDRVGATSTIKQPITLPRGLGALLAIVATAVAISPNFQVPGTIALAVLPFAAGLLAGWQPAGNSAVAQGSGSMLVSIGLNFLVGFVVLGIGLLVRASTGSVSFTLPGTWWMYTGGVLGLLSIAFMALLVRGLGLLLLGLASIAGQLVGSLILDVISPSVGQPLHAVTVIGTVIALVAAGIGMIPSRRSVTSAGTS; encoded by the coding sequence ATGACAAGCCTCAACACCGCAGGACCCGAACCGGGCACCGTGCCCGCAGCACCCGCGCGGACCGCCCGCCGCACCACCACGGCAGTGCTGGTCCTGGCCACCGTGCTGGCCGGGCTGCTCAGTCCGCTGCAGTCCACCGTCAACGGCGCTCTGGGCAAGAACATCAACGACGGAAACGCCGCAGCCGTCATCTCCTTCGGGACCGGCCTGCTCCTCATGGCGGTCATCGTGTTCGCCCGCCCGGCCACCCGCCGGCAGGCGCTGAACCTTCCCCGCCTGCTCCGCGACGGCACCATTCCCTGGTGGAACTGTGTCGCCGGCCTGTGCGGCGCCGCCGTCGTGCTCTCCGAGGGCATCACCGTGGGCACCCTCGGCGTCGCCGTCTTCCAGATCGCGCTGATCTCCGGGCTCGTCATCTCGGGCGTGGTCTGCGACCGCGTCGGGGCGACGTCCACGATCAAGCAGCCGATCACGCTTCCCCGCGGTCTGGGCGCCCTGCTGGCCATCGTCGCGACGGCCGTGGCGATCTCGCCGAACTTCCAGGTGCCCGGAACCATCGCGCTCGCGGTCCTGCCGTTCGCCGCCGGGCTGCTCGCCGGCTGGCAGCCCGCCGGGAACTCGGCCGTGGCTCAGGGCAGCGGATCCATGCTGGTCTCCATCGGCCTCAACTTCCTCGTCGGATTCGTCGTCCTCGGGATCGGCCTGCTCGTGCGCGCCTCCACCGGCTCGGTGAGCTTCACGCTCCCCGGCACCTGGTGGATGTACACAGGCGGTGTGCTCGGCCTGCTCTCCATCGCCTTCATGGCACTGCTCGTGCGCGGCCTCGGCCTGCTCCTGCTCGGACTCGCCTCGATCGCGGGCCAGTTGGTCGGTTCGCTGATCCTCGATGTGATCAGCCCGTCCGTCGGCCAGCCCCTGCACGCCGTGACGGTCATAGGCACCGTGATCGCCCTGGTCGCGGCAGGTATCGGAATGATCCCCTCGCGCCGCTCCGTGACCTCGGCGGGGACATCATGA
- a CDS encoding glutamine amidotransferase yields the protein MSRVLIAGESWINASTDFKGYDAFPHAQLEVGVTPLLQALQRAGHEVTHLLSHDVATHFPETLEKLAAYDVVILSDIGANSLLLHPQVFAQGRPFPNRLKLLAQWVRQGGGLAMAGGYLSFQGFQAKANYHATPIEDVLPVEILPYDDRVECPEGVGGELTGETHEVTAGLESEWPILLGYQRLVAKPDARVLATIESRPLLAVREEGAGRTLAFASDISPHWAPAEFIEWKGYQQLFDQAVTWLAGARD from the coding sequence GTGAGCCGCGTACTCATCGCAGGCGAGTCCTGGATCAACGCATCCACCGACTTCAAGGGCTACGACGCCTTCCCCCACGCCCAGCTGGAGGTGGGCGTCACCCCGCTGCTCCAGGCCCTGCAGCGCGCGGGCCACGAGGTCACGCATCTGCTCTCGCACGATGTGGCGACCCACTTCCCGGAGACCCTGGAGAAGCTCGCCGCCTACGACGTCGTGATCCTTTCGGACATCGGCGCCAACTCGCTGCTGCTCCACCCGCAGGTGTTCGCCCAGGGACGCCCGTTCCCCAACCGGCTCAAGCTCCTCGCGCAGTGGGTCCGGCAGGGCGGCGGCCTCGCCATGGCCGGCGGATACCTGAGCTTCCAGGGCTTCCAGGCCAAGGCCAACTACCACGCGACGCCGATCGAGGACGTCCTGCCGGTGGAGATCCTCCCGTACGACGACCGCGTGGAGTGCCCCGAAGGCGTCGGCGGCGAGCTCACCGGGGAAACGCACGAGGTCACGGCCGGGCTGGAGTCCGAGTGGCCGATCCTCCTCGGCTACCAGCGGCTCGTCGCGAAGCCGGACGCGCGCGTGCTCGCCACGATCGAATCGCGCCCGCTGCTCGCGGTCCGCGAAGAGGGCGCCGGACGCACGCTCGCCTTCGCATCGGACATCTCACCGCACTGGGCCCCCGCCGAGTTCATCGAGTGGAAGGGCTACCAGCAGCTCTTCGACCAGGCCGTCACCTGGCTCGCCGGCGCCCGGGACTGA
- a CDS encoding LacI family DNA-binding transcriptional regulator, which translates to MTLTSVAQHAQVSASTVSRYLRGQLKVQPETAARIDAAVRELKYEVPVAAPSGPRAGRPVIALVVPDLINPFFAELAEEVAAAAAVSGVGLVVGITGQQARRESLFSDFAASTEAIDGLIYVGMHRQNPRLTQAIAEGLPVVLLDEEVAGPSEVDTIAVDNYSGAYQATSYLVQLGHRRIMHIAGPQELSTTRDRLRGYRDAMDHAGLDVDEDLVLHGPYTEQFGASTFPYLARAAQPPTAAFVGSDIVAVGILGAAELHGLSIPEDLSVIGCDGIRVGEWLRPKLTTLQQPVADLARTALEVVQNRIAAPDGARVAKSFPLHLVIRGSAVPPQH; encoded by the coding sequence ATGACGTTGACCAGCGTTGCGCAACACGCGCAGGTGTCGGCCTCGACGGTTTCGCGGTACTTGCGCGGGCAGCTGAAGGTGCAGCCGGAGACAGCGGCCCGGATCGATGCCGCCGTACGCGAGCTGAAGTACGAGGTACCGGTCGCGGCCCCGTCCGGCCCACGCGCCGGCCGCCCGGTGATCGCACTTGTCGTGCCGGACCTGATCAACCCCTTCTTCGCGGAACTGGCCGAAGAGGTTGCCGCGGCGGCCGCCGTCAGCGGAGTGGGGCTCGTCGTCGGGATCACCGGCCAGCAGGCCCGGCGCGAGTCGCTTTTCAGTGACTTCGCGGCCTCGACCGAGGCCATCGACGGGCTGATCTACGTCGGAATGCACCGCCAGAACCCCCGGCTGACCCAGGCAATCGCCGAAGGGCTGCCCGTGGTCCTCCTGGACGAGGAGGTCGCCGGCCCGTCCGAGGTCGACACCATCGCCGTCGACAACTACAGCGGCGCCTACCAGGCGACGTCCTATCTCGTGCAGCTCGGGCACCGGCGCATCATGCACATCGCCGGACCGCAGGAGCTGTCCACCACCCGTGACCGGCTGCGCGGCTACCGGGACGCCATGGATCACGCCGGACTGGACGTCGACGAGGACCTCGTCCTGCACGGCCCGTACACCGAGCAGTTCGGCGCCAGTACGTTTCCCTACCTCGCGCGCGCCGCGCAACCGCCGACGGCGGCCTTCGTGGGCAGTGACATCGTCGCGGTCGGCATCCTCGGCGCGGCGGAACTGCATGGGCTGAGCATCCCGGAAGACCTCTCCGTCATCGGCTGCGACGGCATCCGGGTCGGCGAGTGGCTGCGCCCCAAACTCACCACTCTGCAGCAGCCGGTGGCCGACCTCGCGCGTACGGCGCTCGAAGTGGTCCAGAACCGGATCGCGGCCCCGGACGGCGCCCGGGTGGCGAAGTCCTTCCCCTTGCACCTCGTGATCCGCGGCTCCGCGGTTCCCCCGCAGCACTGA
- a CDS encoding M20 family metallopeptidase: MLDPVSLTQQLVRLDTRAGNEKSAAALLAPILADAGFSVRSDEPEPGRVNLVARYGSRTPVTLTGHLDTVPADASGWSFDPLSGDIHGGRLRGRGSSDMKAGVACMVAAAAHRVSTHPTDTDVQLVLTFGEETGCEGAARLEGLTPSPVLLVAEPTANKIVLGHKGVLWLRLTAEGRSAHGSRPELGDNALARLAAAAVRIHDHKDWPRSDTHGAATVNVGTFHAGVQPNLVPDHAELMLDIRTIPGFSSDDALLAIERLAGPGTGIERVLDLNGVATDPATALVRDLADALRPAEADGRPEYATYFTDASVLAGKLDARAVVIYGPGDPDQAHVTDETCAVAAIPEAAEAVHRLLASWGAMADSASHSR, translated from the coding sequence GTGCTCGACCCCGTTTCCCTGACACAGCAGCTCGTCCGGCTGGACACCAGGGCCGGAAATGAGAAGTCCGCCGCCGCGCTTCTCGCTCCGATCCTCGCCGACGCCGGCTTCAGCGTGCGGAGCGACGAGCCGGAGCCCGGACGGGTCAATCTCGTCGCCCGCTACGGCAGCCGCACCCCGGTCACCCTGACCGGGCATCTGGACACCGTCCCCGCCGACGCGTCCGGCTGGTCCTTCGACCCGCTGAGCGGAGACATCCACGGTGGCCGGCTCCGCGGGCGCGGCAGCAGCGACATGAAGGCGGGCGTGGCGTGCATGGTGGCCGCCGCGGCCCATCGGGTCTCGACCCACCCCACCGACACCGATGTACAACTCGTCCTCACCTTCGGCGAGGAGACCGGTTGCGAGGGGGCGGCCCGGCTGGAGGGTCTGACTCCGAGTCCGGTGCTGCTGGTCGCCGAACCCACGGCGAACAAGATCGTCCTCGGGCACAAGGGTGTTCTGTGGCTGCGGCTCACCGCCGAAGGCCGCAGCGCTCACGGGTCCCGGCCCGAACTCGGCGACAACGCACTGGCCAGGCTCGCCGCGGCGGCGGTCCGGATCCACGACCACAAGGACTGGCCGCGCAGCGACACACACGGTGCGGCCACCGTCAACGTGGGCACCTTCCACGCCGGTGTCCAGCCCAATCTCGTCCCCGACCACGCCGAGTTGATGCTCGATATCCGCACCATCCCGGGGTTCAGCTCCGACGACGCGCTCCTGGCGATCGAGCGGCTCGCCGGCCCGGGAACCGGGATCGAGCGGGTGCTCGACCTGAACGGAGTGGCCACCGACCCTGCCACCGCCCTCGTCCGTGACCTCGCCGATGCCCTGCGCCCGGCGGAAGCCGACGGGCGGCCGGAGTACGCGACCTACTTCACCGACGCCTCGGTGCTGGCCGGGAAACTGGACGCCCGTGCGGTCGTCATCTACGGTCCGGGCGATCCCGACCAGGCGCACGTCACGGACGAGACGTGCGCCGTGGCCGCGATCCCCGAGGCGGCCGAGGCCGTCCACCGGCTGCTCGCGTCCTGGGGTGCAATGGCTGACTCTGCGTCACATTCCCGCTGA